A genomic window from Pseudocitrobacter corydidari includes:
- the paaK gene encoding phenylacetate--CoA ligase PaaK gives MTTNTKLDPIEKASLDELQALQTQRLKWTLKHAYENVPMYRRKFDEAGVHPDDFKELKDIEKFPCTTKQDLRDNYPFGMFAVPMEQVVRVHASSGTTGKPTVVGYTQNDINIWADIVARSLRAAGGTPKDKIHVAYGYGLFTGGLGAHYGAERLGATVIPMSGGQTEKQAQLIRDFQPDMIMVTPSYCLNLIEELERQMGGDATQCSLRVGVFGAEPWTMAMRKEIERRLGITALDIYGLSEVMGPGVAMECIETADGPTIWEDHFYPEIVNPNDGTVLNDGEHGELLFTTLTKEALPVIRYRTRDLTRLLPGTARTMRRMDRISGRSDDMLIIRGVNVFPSQLEEEIVKFEHLSPHYQLEVNRRGHLDSLSIQVELKESSLYLSHEQRCQVCHQLRHRIKSMVGISTDVTIVNCGAIPRSEGKACRVFDLRKIASV, from the coding sequence ATGACAACAAATACAAAGCTGGACCCAATCGAAAAAGCATCGCTGGACGAACTGCAGGCACTGCAAACGCAACGCCTGAAGTGGACCCTGAAACACGCCTACGAAAATGTGCCGATGTATCGCCGCAAATTCGATGAAGCGGGCGTTCACCCGGATGACTTCAAGGAACTGAAAGATATCGAAAAATTCCCGTGCACCACCAAACAGGATCTGCGTGATAACTATCCGTTCGGCATGTTTGCCGTACCGATGGAGCAGGTGGTGCGCGTGCATGCCTCTTCCGGCACGACCGGTAAGCCGACCGTGGTCGGTTACACTCAGAATGACATCAATATCTGGGCCGATATTGTGGCGCGTTCTCTGCGCGCAGCAGGCGGCACGCCGAAAGATAAAATCCACGTCGCTTACGGCTACGGCCTTTTCACCGGCGGGCTGGGCGCGCACTACGGCGCGGAACGTTTGGGAGCGACGGTTATCCCGATGTCCGGTGGCCAGACGGAGAAACAGGCGCAGCTTATCCGTGATTTCCAGCCGGATATGATTATGGTGACGCCGTCCTACTGTCTGAACCTGATTGAAGAGCTGGAACGCCAGATGGGCGGCGATGCGACGCAATGTTCCCTGCGCGTCGGCGTGTTTGGCGCAGAGCCGTGGACGATGGCGATGCGTAAAGAGATTGAACGTCGTCTGGGTATTACCGCGCTGGATATCTACGGTTTGTCGGAAGTGATGGGCCCTGGCGTGGCAATGGAGTGTATCGAAACCGCCGATGGCCCGACCATCTGGGAAGACCACTTCTATCCGGAAATTGTTAACCCGAACGATGGTACGGTGCTGAATGACGGTGAGCATGGTGAACTGCTTTTCACTACGTTGACCAAAGAAGCGCTGCCGGTGATCCGCTATCGCACCCGCGATCTGACACGTCTGCTGCCAGGTACCGCCCGCACCATGCGTCGTATGGATCGCATTAGCGGACGCAGCGACGATATGCTGATTATCCGCGGTGTGAACGTCTTCCCGTCTCAGTTGGAAGAAGAGATTGTGAAGTTTGAGCATCTTTCGCCGCATTACCAGCTGGAAGTTAACCGTCGCGGCCATCTTGATTCGCTGTCGATACAGGTGGAGCTGAAAGAGAGTAGCCTGTACCTGAGCCACGAACAGCGTTGCCAGGTGTGCCACCAGTTGCGTCACCGCATTAAATCGATGGTCGGGATTTCCACCGATGTGACGATCGTTAACTGCGGCGCGATCCCGCGCTCTGAAGGCAAAGCGTGCAGGGTGTTTGATTTGCGCAAGATAGCCAGCG
- the pcaF gene encoding 3-oxoadipyl-CoA thiolase, with amino-acid sequence MRDAFICDGIRTPIGRYAGALSGVRADDLAAVPLRELLARNPKLDPTRIDDVILGCANQAGEDNRDVARMALLLAGYPQDVSGTTINRLCGSGLDAIGFAARAIKAGDADLLVAGGVESMSRAPFVMGKATAPFQRQAEMFDTTIGWRFVNPLMQQQFGTDSMPETAENVAELLNISRADQDAFAYRSQQRAAKAQRDGVFAEEIVAVRVPGKKGTFTEVLDDEHLRPETTLEQLGKLKAPFRANGVITAGNASGVNDGAAALIIASEQQAIAQGLTPRARIVAMATAGVEPRLMGLGPVPAVRRVLERAGLSITDMDVIELNEAFAAQALGVLRQLGLPDEASHINPNGGAIALGHPLGMSGARLALSASLELQRRQGRYALCTMCVGVGQGIAMILERV; translated from the coding sequence ATGCGTGATGCATTTATTTGTGACGGAATTCGTACTCCGATTGGCCGCTACGCGGGCGCGCTGTCGGGCGTTCGCGCCGACGACCTCGCCGCCGTGCCGCTGCGTGAACTGCTGGCGCGTAACCCAAAGCTCGACCCAACCCGTATTGACGATGTGATCCTCGGTTGTGCTAACCAGGCCGGGGAAGATAACCGCGATGTGGCGCGTATGGCGCTGCTGCTGGCGGGCTATCCGCAGGATGTTTCCGGTACCACCATTAACCGCCTTTGCGGCTCTGGCCTGGATGCGATTGGCTTTGCGGCCCGCGCGATTAAAGCCGGTGATGCCGACCTGCTGGTGGCGGGTGGCGTGGAGTCGATGTCGCGTGCGCCGTTTGTGATGGGCAAGGCTACCGCGCCTTTCCAGCGTCAGGCCGAGATGTTTGATACCACCATCGGCTGGCGTTTTGTGAACCCGCTCATGCAGCAACAATTTGGTACTGACAGCATGCCGGAAACGGCAGAGAATGTAGCCGAATTGTTAAATATCAGCCGCGCCGATCAGGATGCTTTCGCTTATCGCAGCCAACAGCGAGCCGCCAAAGCCCAACGCGATGGCGTGTTTGCTGAAGAGATTGTCGCGGTGCGCGTGCCAGGTAAAAAGGGCACGTTTACCGAGGTGCTGGATGACGAACATCTGCGTCCGGAAACCACGCTGGAACAGCTGGGCAAACTGAAAGCGCCGTTCCGCGCGAATGGCGTGATCACGGCGGGTAACGCCTCGGGCGTGAACGATGGCGCAGCGGCGCTGATTATCGCCAGCGAGCAGCAGGCCATCGCGCAGGGGCTGACGCCGCGCGCGCGTATCGTTGCCATGGCGACCGCAGGCGTGGAACCGCGCCTGATGGGATTAGGCCCGGTACCTGCCGTGCGTAGAGTGCTGGAGCGTGCGGGCTTAAGTATCACCGATATGGACGTTATCGAACTGAACGAGGCCTTCGCCGCGCAGGCGCTGGGGGTGCTCAGACAGTTAGGGCTGCCGGATGAGGCGTCGCATATTAACCCGAACGGAGGCGCCATCGCCTTAGGCCATCCGTTAGGTATGAGCGGCGCGAGACTGGCACTTTCCGCCAGCCTTGAGCTGCAGCGCCGTCAGGGCCGCTACGCCCTGTGTACGATGTGTGTTGGTGTGGGTCAGGGCATTGCCATGATCCTGGAGCGTGTGTGA
- the paaI gene encoding hydroxyphenylacetyl-CoA thioesterase PaaI: protein MSNAWRNAHAMYERDTCAQALGIDIIEMDEGYAVLTMTVAPHMLNGHQTCHGGQLFSLADTAFAYACNSQGLAAVASGCSIDFLRPGFAGDKLTATARVKHQGKQTGVYDIEIVNQQQKTVALFRGKSHRIGGTVTGEA from the coding sequence ATGAGTAACGCCTGGCGTAATGCCCACGCAATGTATGAGCGCGACACCTGCGCACAGGCATTGGGTATCGACATTATCGAAATGGATGAAGGTTATGCGGTGCTCACCATGACCGTCGCGCCGCACATGTTGAATGGTCACCAGACCTGCCACGGCGGGCAACTGTTTTCACTGGCGGATACCGCCTTTGCTTACGCCTGTAACAGCCAGGGGCTGGCGGCAGTGGCTTCCGGCTGCTCGATAGATTTCCTGCGACCTGGCTTTGCGGGCGACAAACTCACCGCCACCGCCCGGGTAAAACATCAGGGTAAACAGACTGGCGTCTATGACATTGAAATTGTGAACCAACAACAAAAAACGGTAGCCCTGTTTCGCGGTAAATCCCACCGCATCGGCGGCACGGTAACAGGAGAAGCCTGA
- a CDS encoding 3-hydroxyacyl-CoA dehydrogenase: MSHEIKTVAVIGSGTMGAGIAEVAAAAGHDVLLFDINQDALTRAIDGIRQRLTSRVSRGKLSAEACERTLKKIYAVADIASLAPANLVIEAASERLEVKKALFSQLAEICPPQTLLTSNTSSISITAIAADVRFPERVAGLHFFNPAPVMKLVEVVSGLATSPEVAETLCNCVAAWGKKPVRCRSTPGFIVNRIARPFYAEAWRALEEQVATPEVIDSSLREGGGFPMGPLALTDMIGHDVNFAVTSSVFNAFWQDRRFLPSLLQQELVLGGRLGKKSGQGVYRWPVEAVSDPYLSAVSAVPGEITENGDSVTIDDLLLIETQGETALALAMRHQRPVVVFDRIEGDVVVLAAAQTNVQADTDQAVHYFQQQGKKVLQIADYPGLLVWRTVAMLANEALDAVQKHVASEQDIDTAMRLGVNYPKGPLQWGAELGWQNVLRVLENLQAHYGEERYRPSSLLRQRALLENHHE; encoded by the coding sequence ATGAGTCATGAAATCAAAACGGTTGCGGTGATCGGCAGCGGCACGATGGGCGCAGGCATCGCTGAAGTGGCCGCCGCCGCAGGGCACGACGTGCTGTTGTTTGATATCAATCAGGATGCGCTCACCCGCGCTATTGACGGTATCCGTCAGCGTCTGACCTCTCGCGTGTCGCGCGGCAAGCTGAGCGCGGAGGCGTGCGAAAGAACGCTGAAAAAAATCTATGCGGTGGCGGATATCGCTTCGCTGGCGCCGGCGAACCTGGTGATTGAAGCAGCCTCTGAACGGCTGGAGGTGAAAAAAGCGTTGTTCAGCCAACTGGCGGAAATTTGCCCGCCGCAAACGCTGCTGACCAGCAACACCTCGTCGATTTCGATTACCGCGATTGCCGCGGACGTGCGTTTCCCGGAGCGCGTCGCGGGGCTGCACTTCTTTAACCCGGCACCGGTGATGAAGCTGGTGGAAGTGGTGAGTGGGCTGGCAACGTCGCCAGAAGTGGCGGAAACCCTGTGTAACTGCGTAGCCGCGTGGGGCAAAAAGCCGGTGCGCTGCCGTTCAACGCCGGGCTTTATCGTCAACCGCATTGCGCGTCCCTTCTATGCCGAAGCCTGGCGTGCGCTGGAAGAACAGGTTGCGACACCTGAAGTGATTGATTCGTCGCTGCGTGAAGGCGGTGGCTTCCCGATGGGCCCGCTGGCGCTGACTGACATGATTGGTCATGACGTGAACTTTGCGGTCACCAGTTCGGTGTTCAACGCCTTCTGGCAGGACCGCCGCTTCTTACCATCGCTGCTGCAACAGGAACTGGTGCTGGGCGGACGACTTGGTAAAAAGAGCGGGCAAGGTGTGTATCGCTGGCCGGTTGAAGCCGTCTCTGACCCGTATCTGTCAGCGGTTTCAGCCGTTCCAGGCGAGATTACAGAAAATGGTGACAGTGTCACTATTGACGATCTCCTGCTGATTGAAACGCAAGGTGAAACCGCGCTGGCGCTGGCAATGCGCCATCAGCGCCCGGTTGTGGTGTTCGACCGGATTGAAGGCGATGTGGTGGTGCTGGCTGCTGCGCAGACCAACGTGCAGGCCGATACCGATCAAGCCGTGCACTACTTCCAGCAGCAGGGCAAAAAAGTGCTGCAAATTGCCGATTATCCGGGGCTTTTGGTGTGGCGCACGGTGGCGATGCTGGCGAATGAAGCGCTGGATGCGGTGCAGAAACACGTTGCCAGCGAACAGGATATCGATACGGCGATGCGCCTTGGGGTGAACTACCCGAAAGGGCCGTTGCAGTGGGGCGCTGAGCTGGGCTGGCAGAACGTGCTGCGCGTACTGGAAAACCTGCAAGCCCATTACGGCGAAGAACGCTACCGTCCATCTTCTTTACTGCGCCAGCGTGCGCTGCTGGAGAATCACCATGAGTAA
- the paaG gene encoding 2-(1,2-epoxy-1,2-dihydrophenyl)acetyl-CoA isomerase PaaG — MDAFILSHVEQGVMTITLNRPERLNSFNDVMHQQLAECLKQAERDDTIRCLLITGAGRGFCAGQDLNDRNVDPNGPAPDLGMSVERFYNPLVRRLAKLPKPVIAAVNGVAAGAGATLALGCDMVIAARSANFVMAFSKLGLVPDCGGTWLLPRTAGRARAMGLALLGDKMSAEQAQQWGMIWQVVDDAELADTSLTLARHLATQPTYGLGLIKQALLASETHTLDQQLDIERDFQRMAGRSDDYREGVSAFLAKRPPQFSGK; from the coding sequence GTGGATGCTTTTATTTTGAGTCATGTTGAGCAGGGCGTAATGACCATAACGCTTAATCGCCCGGAACGTCTCAACAGCTTTAATGATGTGATGCATCAGCAACTGGCCGAATGCCTGAAGCAGGCGGAACGCGACGACACCATCCGCTGCCTGCTGATTACCGGCGCAGGGCGCGGCTTTTGCGCGGGGCAGGATCTGAACGATCGCAACGTCGATCCCAACGGTCCGGCCCCGGATCTGGGGATGTCCGTTGAACGTTTTTATAACCCGCTGGTGCGCCGTCTGGCAAAGCTGCCGAAACCGGTGATTGCTGCGGTGAATGGTGTGGCGGCAGGCGCAGGCGCAACGCTGGCACTGGGCTGCGACATGGTGATTGCTGCGCGTTCAGCCAATTTTGTGATGGCGTTCAGTAAGCTGGGCCTGGTACCGGATTGCGGCGGCACCTGGCTGCTGCCGCGCACTGCCGGGCGTGCGCGCGCCATGGGGCTGGCGTTGCTGGGCGACAAAATGAGCGCCGAGCAGGCGCAACAGTGGGGCATGATCTGGCAGGTGGTGGATGACGCCGAACTGGCAGATACCAGCCTGACGCTGGCACGCCATTTAGCCACCCAGCCGACCTACGGTTTAGGGCTTATCAAGCAGGCGCTGCTGGCCTCCGAAACTCACACGCTGGATCAACAGCTGGATATCGAGCGCGATTTCCAGCGTATGGCCGGGCGCAGCGATGACTATCGCGAAGGCGTCAGCGCGTTTCTGGCCAAACGTCCACCACAGTTCAGTGGGAAATAA
- the paaF gene encoding 2,3-dehydroadipyl-CoA hydratase PaaF → MSELIVARHERVLLLTLNRPQARNALNNALLEQIASELEKAARDADISACVIFGNDRFFAAGADLNEMAANDMPATLNDIRPRLWARIDAFNKPLIAAVNGYALGAGCELVLLCDTVVAGDNARFGLPEITLGIMPGAGGTQRLIRSVGKALASRMVLTGEAIDVHQAQQAGLVSDVYPAGLTLEYALKLAKTIARHSPLALQAAKQALRQSQEVGLHAGLQQERQLFTLLSATEDRQEGINAFLQKRQPEFKGR, encoded by the coding sequence ATGAGCGAACTGATCGTTGCACGCCACGAGCGCGTGCTGCTGCTGACGCTGAATCGCCCACAGGCGCGCAATGCCCTCAACAATGCCTTGCTGGAGCAAATCGCCAGCGAACTTGAAAAGGCCGCGCGCGATGCGGACATTTCTGCCTGCGTCATCTTCGGCAATGACCGTTTCTTCGCAGCCGGCGCAGATCTTAACGAGATGGCGGCCAACGATATGCCCGCCACGCTCAACGATATTCGCCCGCGTTTATGGGCGCGAATCGATGCGTTTAATAAGCCGCTGATTGCCGCCGTTAATGGCTATGCGCTGGGCGCAGGCTGCGAACTCGTGCTGCTGTGCGACACGGTGGTCGCGGGCGATAACGCCCGTTTTGGCCTGCCGGAAATCACCCTCGGCATTATGCCAGGCGCGGGCGGCACTCAGCGTTTAATTCGCAGCGTCGGTAAGGCGCTTGCCAGCCGTATGGTGCTGACGGGTGAAGCGATTGACGTTCATCAGGCGCAGCAGGCCGGGCTGGTGAGCGACGTCTACCCGGCGGGCTTAACCCTCGAATACGCCCTGAAACTGGCAAAGACCATCGCCCGCCATTCACCGCTGGCATTACAGGCGGCAAAACAGGCGCTGCGTCAGTCGCAGGAAGTGGGGCTGCATGCGGGTCTGCAACAGGAACGCCAGCTGTTTACGCTGCTGAGCGCAACCGAAGATCGTCAGGAAGGCATTAATGCCTTCCTGCAAAAACGCCAACCAGAATTTAAAGGACGTTAA
- the paaE gene encoding 1,2-phenylacetyl-CoA epoxidase subunit PaaE: MTTFHSLTVAKVEPETRDAVTITFAVPDTLREAYAFRPGQHLTLKTRIGGEELRRCYSICRTGTPGQISVAVKAIEGGRFSRFAQSDIKQGMAFEVMVPQGHFGYQPQAERTARYLAIAAGSGITPMLAIIEATLTTEANSQFTLIYGNRSSQSMMFRQALADLKDKYPQRLQLINLFSQETVESELLSGHINTEKLHALARNLVQFDQLDEAFICGPAAMMDDAETALRALGMPEKAIHLERFNTPGSTIKRVSTVQAEGRSVTIRHDGRDRQISLNAEDDSILDAALRQGADLPYACKGGVCATCKCKVLRGEVEMATNYSLEPDEVAAGYVLSCQALPKGDGVIVDFDAKGMA; encoded by the coding sequence ATGACGACGTTTCATTCGCTTACGGTGGCAAAAGTGGAACCGGAAACCCGCGATGCGGTGACCATTACTTTTGCCGTACCCGACACGTTACGGGAGGCTTACGCTTTCCGTCCTGGTCAGCACCTGACGCTGAAAACCCGCATTGGCGGGGAAGAGCTGCGCCGCTGCTACTCCATCTGCCGCACCGGCACGCCGGGGCAGATTAGCGTTGCGGTGAAAGCCATTGAAGGCGGGCGTTTCTCCCGCTTCGCCCAGAGTGATATTAAGCAAGGCATGGCGTTTGAGGTGATGGTGCCGCAGGGCCATTTTGGCTATCAGCCGCAGGCAGAGCGCACAGCACGCTATCTGGCGATTGCCGCCGGTTCTGGTATCACGCCGATGCTGGCGATTATTGAAGCCACGCTGACCACCGAAGCCAATAGCCAGTTCACGCTGATTTACGGCAACCGCAGCAGCCAAAGCATGATGTTCCGCCAGGCGCTGGCAGACCTGAAAGATAAATATCCGCAGCGTTTACAACTGATCAACCTCTTCAGCCAGGAGACGGTCGAGAGCGAACTGCTGTCCGGCCATATCAACACTGAAAAACTGCACGCGCTGGCGCGCAATCTGGTGCAGTTCGATCAGCTTGATGAAGCGTTTATCTGCGGCCCGGCGGCGATGATGGATGACGCGGAAACCGCGTTGCGCGCATTAGGTATGCCGGAGAAAGCGATTCACCTGGAGCGCTTTAACACACCGGGCAGCACCATTAAACGCGTCTCTACCGTACAGGCTGAAGGCCGCAGCGTGACGATTCGTCACGATGGGCGTGACCGTCAGATCTCCCTGAATGCAGAGGATGACAGCATTCTGGACGCTGCGCTGCGTCAGGGCGCTGACCTGCCGTATGCCTGCAAAGGCGGCGTCTGCGCCACCTGTAAGTGCAAAGTGTTGCGCGGCGAAGTGGAGATGGCAACCAACTACAGCCTTGAGCCTGATGAAGTGGCGGCGGGCTATGTGCTGAGCTGCCAGGCGCTGCCGAAAGGCGATGGCGTGATTGTCGACTTTGACGCGAAGGGGATGGCATGA
- the paaD gene encoding 1,2-phenylacetyl-CoA epoxidase subunit PaaD, whose translation MQRIAAIAPSKVHEIWRLLSEIPDPEVPVLTITDLGMVRSVAPQGDGWEIGFTPTYSGCPATEHLLGAIRDVMTEHGFTPVHIVLQLDPAWTTDWMNADARERLRQYGISPPQAHACHASVPEDVTCPRCGSTHTSLISEFGSTACKALYRCDSCREPFDYFKCI comes from the coding sequence GTGCAACGAATTGCCGCGATAGCACCCTCGAAAGTGCATGAGATCTGGCGCTTACTGAGCGAGATCCCCGACCCGGAAGTGCCGGTGTTAACCATCACCGATTTAGGCATGGTGCGCAGCGTCGCCCCGCAGGGTGACGGTTGGGAGATTGGCTTTACGCCGACCTATTCCGGCTGCCCGGCCACCGAGCATCTGCTGGGGGCCATCCGCGACGTGATGACCGAACACGGCTTCACGCCGGTGCATATTGTGCTGCAACTCGACCCTGCCTGGACCACTGACTGGATGAACGCCGATGCCCGCGAGCGCTTACGCCAGTATGGCATTAGTCCCCCGCAGGCCCACGCCTGCCACGCATCGGTTCCTGAGGATGTGACCTGCCCGCGTTGCGGCAGCACCCATACCTCGCTTATCAGCGAATTTGGTTCGACGGCCTGCAAAGCGCTCTACCGCTGCGATAGCTGCCGCGAACCCTTCGACTATTTCAAATGTATTTGA
- the paaC gene encoding 1,2-phenylacetyl-CoA epoxidase subunit PaaC, producing the protein MTKNSVAIYAQRLGDNGLVLSQRLGAWCGHAPELEIDLALANIGLDLLGQARNFLNYAAECYGSGDEDTLAYGREERQFSNLLLVEQPNGNFADTIARQFLMDAWHVALYSRLVNSRDAQIAAIAAKSIKEVRYHLRFSRGWLVRMGDGTSESAQKMQQALNNVWRFTRELFEVDAVEQELIEQGIAVDVRELKDEWETTVRDALADACLQLPEEAAFRTGGKQGLHTEHLGPMLAEMQYLQRIYPALQW; encoded by the coding sequence ATGACTAAAAATTCCGTCGCGATTTATGCCCAGCGTTTGGGCGACAACGGCCTGGTGCTCTCGCAGCGTCTGGGTGCCTGGTGCGGCCATGCGCCGGAGCTGGAGATTGACCTGGCGCTGGCGAACATCGGCCTCGATTTACTCGGTCAGGCGCGCAACTTCCTGAACTACGCCGCCGAATGCTACGGCAGCGGCGATGAAGACACACTGGCCTATGGTCGTGAAGAACGCCAGTTCAGCAACCTGCTGCTGGTAGAACAACCGAACGGCAACTTTGCCGATACCATCGCCCGTCAGTTTCTGATGGATGCCTGGCACGTCGCGCTCTACAGCCGTCTGGTAAACAGCCGCGATGCGCAAATTGCCGCTATCGCCGCCAAATCGATTAAAGAAGTGCGTTATCACCTGCGATTCAGCCGCGGCTGGCTGGTGCGCATGGGTGACGGTACGTCGGAGTCCGCACAAAAAATGCAGCAGGCGCTGAACAACGTCTGGCGCTTCACCCGCGAACTATTCGAAGTGGATGCCGTTGAGCAGGAACTGATTGAGCAGGGCATTGCCGTTGATGTGCGCGAACTGAAAGACGAGTGGGAGACCACCGTGCGCGACGCGCTTGCGGATGCCTGCCTGCAATTGCCGGAAGAAGCGGCTTTCCGTACCGGCGGGAAACAGGGGCTGCATACGGAACATCTGGGGCCGATGCTGGCGGAAATGCAGTATCTGCAACGTATCTACCCCGCACTTCAGTGGTAA
- the paaB gene encoding 1,2-phenylacetyl-CoA epoxidase subunit PaaB, whose protein sequence is MSNVYWPLYEVFVRSKQGLSHRHVGSLHAADDAMALENARDAYTRRNEGCSIWVVKASEIVASQPEERGEFFDPSESKVYRHPTFYTIPDGIEHM, encoded by the coding sequence ATGAGCAATGTTTACTGGCCGTTATATGAAGTTTTTGTTCGCAGCAAACAGGGATTATCTCACCGCCACGTCGGCAGCCTGCACGCCGCCGATGACGCGATGGCGCTGGAAAACGCTCGCGATGCCTACACCCGCCGCAACGAAGGTTGTTCTATCTGGGTGGTGAAGGCGAGCGAAATTGTTGCCTCGCAGCCGGAAGAACGCGGCGAATTTTTCGACCCGTCGGAAAGCAAGGTCTACCGCCACCCGACGTTTTACACCATCCCTGATGGCATCGAGCACATGTGA
- the paaA gene encoding 1,2-phenylacetyl-CoA epoxidase subunit PaaA, with translation MTEEQRFNQRIAQETAIEPQDWMPDAYRKTLIRQIGQHAHSEIVGMLPEGNWITRAPTLRRKAILLAKVQDEAGHGLYLYSAAETLGCAREDIYQKMLDGRMKYSSIFNYPTLSWADIGVIGWLVDGAAIVNQVALCRTSYGPYARAMVKICKEESFHQRQGYEACMALALGSESQRQMLQDAINRFWWPALMMFGPNDDNSPNSAQSLEWRIKLFTNDELRQRFVDNTVPQVEMLGMKVPDADLHFDEESGHYQFGEIDWNEFNDVIHGRGICNHERLAAKRKAWEEGAWVREAALAHAQKQQTRNAA, from the coding sequence GTGACAGAAGAACAACGCTTTAACCAGCGCATCGCGCAGGAAACGGCCATCGAACCGCAGGACTGGATGCCGGACGCCTACCGCAAAACGCTGATCCGCCAGATTGGCCAGCATGCCCACTCAGAAATTGTCGGCATGCTGCCGGAAGGCAACTGGATCACTCGCGCGCCGACGCTGCGTCGTAAAGCCATTCTGCTGGCGAAGGTGCAGGACGAAGCGGGGCACGGCCTCTATCTCTACAGCGCAGCAGAAACCCTCGGTTGTGCGCGTGAAGACATCTACCAGAAGATGCTCGATGGACGCATGAAGTACTCCTCCATCTTTAACTATCCCACTCTGAGCTGGGCCGATATCGGCGTGATTGGCTGGCTGGTTGACGGTGCGGCGATTGTTAACCAGGTGGCGCTGTGCCGTACCTCTTACGGGCCGTACGCCCGTGCGATGGTGAAAATCTGCAAAGAAGAGAGCTTCCATCAGCGTCAGGGTTATGAAGCCTGCATGGCGCTGGCGCTGGGGAGCGAATCTCAGCGTCAGATGTTGCAGGACGCCATCAACCGTTTCTGGTGGCCAGCGCTGATGATGTTCGGGCCGAACGATGACAACTCGCCGAACAGTGCCCAGAGCCTGGAGTGGCGCATCAAGTTATTCACTAACGATGAGCTGCGTCAGCGCTTTGTCGATAACACGGTCCCGCAGGTGGAAATGCTGGGCATGAAAGTGCCGGACGCGGATCTGCATTTTGATGAAGAGAGCGGGCACTACCAGTTTGGTGAAATCGACTGGAACGAGTTTAACGACGTGATCCATGGTCGCGGCATCTGTAATCACGAACGCCTGGCCGCAAAACGCAAAGCCTGGGAAGAGGGCGCGTGGGTGCGGGAAGCCGCGCTGGCGCATGCGCAAAAACAACAAACCCGCAACGCGGCATAA